CCCCCCCCGCTCTATCAGCGGTGCATCCCTTCCATGTGCTTCAGATGGTTTTCCAGGAGGTCGCCGAGCAGCTTCGCGTGCTCCAGGGAGGCCGACCGGAATGCGCCGTCGTCCGATCCCTTCGACGCCTCCATCTTCGCCTCGAGCGCCCTCAGCTTCCCGAGCGTTTCCCGCATTCCCTGCGGATGGTCTCCCATGTGCCCGCCGTGCGCGTGCCCGTGCCCCTGCCCGTGCATCGCCCCGTGCCCGTGCATTGGCCCTCCGGGCGCCGCCGTGTTGTCCTGCCCCTTCATGCCGGGGCATCCGCAGTCCGCCCCGGCCGCCGGAAGGGCGGCGAAGGCGATGCCCGCGAAGAGCAGCAAGCCGAAAATCCATGCGGGAACCGTTCCGTCCGTGCGCATTGCGACTCTCCTTTCGTCCTTCGGATTTCCTTTATGCCTCCATAGATGGACACGGCGCCGGAAAGGTTTCCGCCGGCGCCTGCGGCGCATGGAAATGCCCGTGCCGTTGCGGTAAATTAATCGGCATCTGTCCCGGCGGCCGTAAACCGGCGAAAACGACGCAGGAAACGGGGGGCCTTTCCATGTTCGTCGGGAAACGGATGACGAAGGACCCGAAGACGGTCTCCGCGGACGACACGCTGTCGGACGCGGCCCGGATCATGCGGGAGCACGGGTTCAACCACCTCCCGGTGATGGAAGGGGAGCGGCTGGCGGGGATCCTCACGGACACCGACCTGCGGAACGCCTCCATCGACCCGGGCGGCGCTGCCGGCGGGAACCGCGCGGTCCGCGAGGTCATGCGGAGCCCGGTGTGGTCCCTCACGCCGGAAGACTCCGTGGAGGACGCGCTCCTCGTCATCACGCGGAAGCGGTTCGGCGCGCTGCCCGTCCTTTCCGGCGACCGGCTCGTCGGCATCATCACGAAGTCGGACCTGCTGAAGGCCTTCGCCGACGTCCTCGACCTCGACGAGGTCTGCTTCTGCGTGGACGTCTCCTTTCCCCGGAGCCTGTCCCGTTTCGAGGAGCTGATCGGCATGCTGGGAGAGATGG
The genomic region above belongs to Thermodesulfobacteriota bacterium and contains:
- a CDS encoding CBS domain-containing protein; the protein is MFVGKRMTKDPKTVSADDTLSDAARIMREHGFNHLPVMEGERLAGILTDTDLRNASIDPGGAAGGNRAVREVMRSPVWSLTPEDSVEDALLVITRKRFGALPVLSGDRLVGIITKSDLLKAFADVLDLDEVCFCVDVSFPRSLSRFEELIGMLGEMGIAVRSCVISPRGEAGALNAHLRVATIDGPAVRRALRRRGFLVGDPASQG